CACAGCCATCATACAACGAAAAGTACGAAATCTATCAGTTCTTTGCGCATGATCCCGAAGGACGCGCTATCGAGTTCCAGTGTTTCGAAAACCCGGTCGACCGCTGTCTCGATGCCGGCCGGCTCCTGACCACCCGCCGCTCGATCAGAAAATTCCAGGAGGCGATGATACCGGAAGATATCCTGGCGCAACTGTTCGAGACTTGCCGTTTCGCGCCGACTTCGCGCAATACACAGTCGTACTATTTTAAAACTATCCGGGACCGCGCCATTTTGAATCAACTGGCCGCCACCCGCGGGTCGAGCAGCGCCCCGATCAGCAATGCCCCGATGGCCGTAGCAATATGCTCCGATCCCGGTCTGACCAAACGGGTCGAGCAGGACGGATGTATTGCGGCGTACCATTTCCTGCTGGCCGCATGGTATTTCGGTCTGGGAACCTGCTGGATTGCGGCGATGGATCGTGATGATGTCAAAGAGTGGCTCAATATCCCGAATGATCATTAT
This sequence is a window from candidate division Zixibacteria bacterium HGW-Zixibacteria-1. Protein-coding genes within it:
- a CDS encoding nitroreductase, whose amino-acid sequence is MSGIIFFKTKMLEELRTFYIDDIGCTLWLEQADCLIFKHGNMLFGFCTRDSADREGMITFFFDTREQVDRFYDKFREIAFSQPSYNEKYEIYQFFAHDPEGRAIEFQCFENPVDRCLDAGRLLTTRRSIRKFQEAMIPEDILAQLFETCRFAPTSRNTQSYYFKTIRDRAILNQLAATRGSSSAPISNAPMAVAICSDPGLTKRVEQDGCIAAYHFLLAAWYFGLGTCWIAAMDRDDVKEWLNIPNDHYVATITPLGYPEQFPVAVPSRNERDYFIRE